One window from the genome of Acidobacteriota bacterium encodes:
- the tatC gene encoding twin-arginine translocase subunit TatC gives MSKPIPRGSASDSSGEEESSVEDQIDSISQPVDQERASTRDSAPPPPRRASSASSSGEGGEEDEEGEEELGGRMSFLEHLDELRKRIIFSFLAVMIAFGACFVFREQIFDFLQQPITRVLIDRGMEPKLNFIKPTDAFTIYLKVCVVAGTFLAAPFLVWQVWLFIAPGLYRREKAFAIPFLLSATTLFLAGGALAYYLILPAGLHFLVNEMGAKFNPILTAIDFFNFELIIILGMGVVFQMPIIVAFLSIFGMVTPGFLFRNFRYAFLIITIVAAVASPTPDALNLFFWVAPMVLLYVLSIGVSWIFQRRRKKKLAEALGED, from the coding sequence ATGTCCAAACCCATCCCCCGCGGTTCCGCTTCTGATTCGTCCGGGGAGGAAGAATCTTCCGTCGAAGATCAGATCGATTCCATCTCCCAGCCGGTGGATCAAGAGCGCGCCTCCACCCGTGATTCCGCGCCCCCTCCCCCACGCCGCGCTTCCTCCGCATCTTCCTCGGGGGAGGGAGGAGAGGAGGATGAGGAGGGGGAAGAGGAACTCGGCGGACGCATGAGCTTTCTGGAGCACTTGGACGAACTGCGCAAGCGTATTATTTTCAGCTTTTTGGCCGTGATGATCGCTTTCGGCGCCTGCTTCGTCTTCCGCGAGCAGATCTTCGACTTCCTGCAGCAGCCCATCACCCGGGTCCTCATCGACCGCGGAATGGAACCCAAGCTCAATTTCATCAAGCCCACCGACGCATTCACCATCTACCTCAAGGTCTGCGTGGTGGCGGGCACCTTCCTGGCGGCCCCTTTCCTGGTTTGGCAGGTCTGGCTCTTCATCGCTCCGGGACTCTACCGCCGCGAGAAAGCCTTCGCCATTCCCTTTCTGCTCAGCGCCACCACGCTCTTTCTGGCCGGAGGCGCCCTGGCCTACTACCTGATCCTGCCCGCCGGACTGCATTTTCTGGTCAACGAAATGGGGGCGAAGTTCAACCCTATCCTGACCGCCATCGACTTCTTCAACTTCGAGCTGATCATCATTCTCGGTATGGGAGTGGTCTTTCAGATGCCCATCATCGTGGCCTTTCTCTCCATTTTCGGCATGGTCACGCCGGGCTTCCTCTTCCGCAACTTCCGTTACGCTTTCCTCATTATCACTATCGTGGCCGCCGTCGCGTCGCCGACTCCCGACGCCCTCAATCTCTTTTTCTGGGTGGCTCCCATGGTGCTGCTCTATGTCCTCAGCATCGGGGTTTCCTGGATCTTCCAGCGGCGCCGCAAGAAAAAGCTGGCCGAGGCCCTGGGAGAGGACTAA
- a CDS encoding HupE/UreJ family protein, protein MKVLGAMTAWLVSVSLTASLEAHDFRLTESQLHLGRQQFVASMICDLDALALGASQEADSALLKERLSALPQVELEERLDNLRQLFQRRVRVRFDGRPQDFQVDFPDYGSPHLEDSEEPTLLGTRAVLRGSIPEGAEQVSFFASRAFPPVRLEVYRSDDEVPLTQGEPQTVLILQRGARSQPLPLSGPLAPSGTLEVAGRYLVLGFWHILPEGLDHILFVLGLFLPSTSFRPLLLQVTAFTAAHTLTLALSIYDVVSLPPRPVETLIALSIVYVAVENLLTSKLKPWRVGVVFAFGLLHGLGFAGVLRELGLPQEEYLPALLSFNVGVELGQLAVILGAFLVVGWMRHRPDYRRSIVIPGSLGIALLGLYWAAERGLGL, encoded by the coding sequence ATGAAGGTTTTGGGCGCAATGACCGCCTGGCTGGTTTCGGTTTCATTGACGGCCTCGCTGGAGGCTCACGATTTTCGACTGACCGAATCGCAACTGCATCTGGGCCGCCAGCAATTCGTGGCGAGCATGATCTGCGACCTGGACGCACTGGCGCTGGGTGCCAGCCAGGAGGCCGATTCGGCGCTTCTCAAAGAGCGCTTGAGCGCCCTTCCGCAGGTCGAGCTGGAGGAACGCCTCGACAATCTCCGGCAGCTTTTTCAGCGCCGCGTGCGAGTGCGTTTCGACGGCCGTCCCCAGGATTTCCAGGTGGATTTTCCCGACTACGGGTCGCCTCATCTGGAGGACTCGGAGGAACCTACCCTGCTGGGAACCAGGGCGGTCCTGAGAGGGAGCATTCCGGAAGGGGCCGAGCAGGTCAGCTTTTTCGCCTCGCGAGCTTTTCCTCCCGTGCGGCTGGAGGTCTATCGCAGCGACGATGAAGTCCCCCTTACCCAGGGCGAGCCGCAGACGGTCTTGATCCTGCAGCGCGGAGCCCGTTCCCAGCCTCTGCCGCTGAGCGGACCCCTGGCGCCCTCGGGAACACTCGAGGTGGCGGGGCGCTACCTGGTGCTGGGCTTCTGGCACATCCTTCCCGAGGGACTCGACCACATCCTCTTCGTGCTGGGGCTCTTTTTGCCGTCCACCTCTTTTCGTCCCCTGCTCTTGCAGGTGACGGCCTTCACGGCGGCCCACACCTTGACGCTGGCGCTGTCGATCTACGACGTGGTTTCGCTGCCCCCGCGTCCGGTGGAAACCCTGATCGCCCTCTCCATCGTCTACGTGGCGGTGGAGAACCTGCTGACTTCGAAGCTCAAGCCCTGGCGGGTGGGCGTGGTCTTTGCTTTCGGGCTGCTGCATGGACTGGGATTCGCGGGAGTGTTGCGCGAGTTGGGATTGCCCCAGGAGGAGTATTTGCCCGCCTTGCTCTCGTTCAATGTGGGCGTTGAGTTGGGGCAATTAGCCGTTATTCTGGGTGCCTTCCTGGTGGTGGGATGGATGCGCCACCGCCCCGATTATCGTAGGAGCATCGTGATCCCCGGGTCGCTCGGCATTGCCTTGCTGGGACTCTACTGGGCCGCGGAGCGGGGATTGGGCCTATAG
- a CDS encoding RHS repeat-associated core domain-containing protein gives MSTPNYHSSSLMIDPSTNRILDAGYEYDAAGYMLRDPQRSYRWDAAGRLIAVAPSDQTPLDDGRCTGAGCPPPPDPPSGPGGPLDNGRSLRGRGAAGGSAQSVSYEYDYTGRRVIKRHEDGSGRIYFWDEVMGEVLWEFPLGGSQQDLVRGYFNGQLVVENDARGPGIHFFHRDHLGCTLMSTNFLSPTVVCDSFFHPFGQSADTTACDSHVRKFTGKERDPESSLDYFGARYYDKVAGRFLARDPLLASADLADPQTWNRYIYVRNRPMVFVDPDGRDPISAEECESNSNCIRLQLNVILDQDADIFDDDGNLRPRFQQLLDEQIAQARDELGAVGIYLDVIYSRGGVEGRRITSGTVDKALNYALSDSNNTEHSWRRLARLIISGR, from the coding sequence ATGTCGACTCCCAACTATCACAGCTCGAGCCTGATGATCGACCCCTCCACCAACCGCATCCTCGATGCGGGCTACGAGTACGATGCCGCCGGCTACATGCTGCGCGATCCTCAGCGCAGCTACCGCTGGGACGCCGCCGGACGGCTCATTGCAGTGGCCCCTTCAGACCAGACGCCCCTGGACGACGGGCGTTGCACGGGAGCCGGCTGCCCCCCGCCCCCGGATCCTCCTTCCGGCCCCGGAGGCCCCCTCGACAACGGGCGCTCCCTGCGCGGGCGCGGAGCCGCCGGTGGGTCCGCACAAAGCGTCAGCTACGAATACGACTACACCGGCCGCAGGGTGATCAAACGCCATGAGGACGGCAGCGGGCGGATCTATTTCTGGGACGAGGTGATGGGCGAGGTGCTCTGGGAGTTCCCTCTGGGCGGCAGCCAGCAAGACCTGGTCCGCGGCTACTTCAACGGCCAACTCGTAGTAGAAAACGACGCCCGCGGCCCCGGCATCCACTTCTTCCACCGCGACCATCTGGGCTGCACGCTGATGAGCACCAACTTCCTCAGTCCAACGGTCGTCTGTGACAGCTTCTTCCACCCCTTCGGCCAGTCCGCCGACACCACAGCCTGCGATTCCCACGTCCGCAAGTTCACGGGCAAAGAACGCGACCCCGAATCTTCTCTCGACTACTTCGGCGCCCGCTACTACGACAAGGTGGCAGGCCGTTTCCTAGCCCGCGATCCTCTCCTCGCCTCTGCTGATCTCGCCGATCCCCAGACTTGGAACAGGTATATCTACGTACGGAATAGGCCCATGGTCTTCGTGGACCCAGACGGACGTGACCCGATCTCTGCAGAGGAGTGCGAGAGCAATTCGAACTGCATCCGCCTCCAGCTCAACGTGATTTTGGACCAGGACGCCGACATATTCGACGACGATGGCAATCTCAGACCGCGGTTCCAGCAGCTTCTCGACGAGCAGATAGCGCAGGCCCGCGACGAACTCGGCGCCGTAGGAATCTACCTTGACGTAATATATTCTCGCGGCGGCGTCGAAGGCAGACGGATTACCTCAGGCACAGTTGATAAGGCGCTCAACTACGCTTTGAGCGACAGCAACAACACCGAACATTCTTGGCGCCGACTGGCTCGGCTCATTATTAGTGGGCGATGA
- a CDS encoding twin-arginine translocase TatA/TatE family subunit gives MGGLGFGEIVVIFVVALVIFGPRKLPELGKSLGKGLAEFKKASNELRRTWEEEVEAEKKLLDETLEEPKKVFKETADLSSLTAQDTSRKTPQTPKSA, from the coding sequence ATGGGCGGACTTGGATTCGGTGAAATCGTCGTTATCTTCGTGGTGGCCCTGGTCATCTTCGGACCTCGAAAGCTTCCCGAACTGGGAAAGTCGCTGGGCAAGGGCCTGGCGGAGTTCAAGAAAGCCTCCAACGAGCTTCGGCGAACCTGGGAAGAAGAAGTCGAAGCCGAGAAAAAGCTTCTTGACGAGACCCTCGAGGAGCCCAAGAAGGTGTTTAAGGAGACGGCCGATCTGAGTTCTCTGACGGCTCAGGACACCTCCCGCAAGACGCCCCAAACTCCCAAGAGCGCCTGA
- a CDS encoding alpha/beta hydrolase-fold protein produces MNVGCNRGASAQGPVFRVSFSEELESETLDGRLLVLLSQDDSAEPRFQISDGASTQIVFGMDVEGLAPGVAAQVDSETSFGYPIHSLGDLPEGEYIVQALLHRYETFQRSDGHTVKLPMDRGEGQQWNRAPGNLLSQPATLQVATGGLIEIELDQKIPPIPDPPDTEWVKHVKIRSELLSEFWGRDMYLGAHVLLPKGFDEHPEVRYPLIINHGHFPHDFGGFRPQPPDPDLEPDYSERFGVEGYNRIVQQAAHQFYLDWTGPDFPRWLIIEIQHANPYYDDSYAVNSANVGPYGDAITHELVPYIEERFRGIGEGWARFLYGGSTGGWEALAAQIFYPQEYNGAFGACPDPIDFRAYTLVNIYEDENAYYDVQQWKRVPRPGHRDYLGRVNATLEQMNHRELALGSNSRSGQQWDIWEAVYSPVGEDGYPQRIWNKLSGEIDPQVALQWRDNYDLRYILERDWDTLGPMLQGKLHIYCGDMDNYYLNNAVYLMEDFLAKTSDPHYDGEVTYGDRAEHCWNGDPTRPNHLSRLRYHQMYVEKILRRIEASAPPGADLTSWRY; encoded by the coding sequence ATGAACGTGGGTTGCAACAGGGGGGCTTCTGCTCAAGGACCTGTTTTTCGGGTTTCGTTCTCTGAAGAACTGGAATCCGAAACCCTGGACGGCCGGCTCTTGGTGCTGCTCTCCCAGGACGACAGCGCCGAGCCGCGATTTCAGATCTCGGACGGAGCCTCCACTCAGATCGTCTTCGGCATGGACGTGGAAGGACTGGCGCCCGGGGTGGCGGCGCAAGTCGATTCCGAGACGTCCTTCGGTTATCCCATCCACAGTCTAGGCGACTTGCCCGAGGGCGAGTACATCGTGCAGGCGCTGCTGCACCGCTACGAGACCTTCCAGCGCTCCGACGGGCACACCGTCAAGCTGCCCATGGACCGGGGAGAAGGACAGCAGTGGAACCGGGCTCCGGGAAACCTGCTCTCCCAGCCGGCCACCCTGCAAGTAGCGACCGGCGGCCTGATCGAGATCGAACTCGACCAGAAGATCCCGCCCATTCCCGATCCGCCCGATACCGAGTGGGTCAAGCACGTCAAAATCAGGAGCGAACTGCTGAGCGAGTTTTGGGGACGCGACATGTACCTGGGCGCCCACGTGTTGCTGCCCAAGGGATTCGACGAGCACCCCGAGGTCCGCTACCCGCTCATCATCAACCACGGGCACTTTCCCCACGATTTCGGGGGATTCCGCCCCCAGCCGCCCGATCCCGACCTGGAACCCGACTACAGCGAGCGCTTCGGAGTGGAGGGCTACAACCGCATCGTGCAGCAAGCCGCCCACCAGTTCTACCTCGACTGGACGGGTCCCGACTTTCCCCGCTGGCTCATCATCGAGATCCAGCACGCCAATCCCTATTACGACGATTCCTACGCCGTCAACTCGGCCAACGTCGGGCCCTACGGCGATGCCATCACCCACGAACTGGTCCCCTACATCGAAGAACGGTTCCGGGGCATCGGAGAAGGCTGGGCGCGCTTCCTCTACGGCGGATCCACCGGCGGATGGGAAGCCCTGGCGGCCCAGATCTTCTATCCCCAGGAATACAACGGCGCCTTCGGAGCCTGTCCCGATCCCATCGACTTCCGCGCCTATACCCTGGTCAACATCTATGAGGACGAGAACGCCTACTACGACGTGCAGCAGTGGAAACGGGTGCCGCGTCCCGGCCACCGCGACTACCTGGGACGCGTCAACGCTACCCTGGAGCAGATGAATCATCGGGAATTGGCGCTGGGAAGCAATAGCCGTTCGGGACAGCAGTGGGACATCTGGGAGGCCGTTTACAGTCCGGTGGGCGAAGACGGATACCCCCAGCGCATCTGGAATAAGCTTAGCGGCGAAATCGACCCCCAGGTCGCCCTGCAGTGGCGCGACAACTACGACCTGCGCTACATCCTGGAGCGTGATTGGGACACGCTGGGTCCAATGCTGCAAGGCAAACTCCACATCTACTGCGGCGATATGGACAACTACTATCTCAACAACGCCGTCTACTTGATGGAGGATTTCCTGGCCAAGACCAGCGATCCTCACTACGATGGGGAAGTTACCTACGGTGACCGGGCCGAACACTGCTGGAACGGCGATCCGACCCGTCCCAACCACCTCTCTCGACTTCGTTACCACCAGATGTACGTGGAGAAGATTCTTCGGCGCATCGAAGCGTCCGCTCCTCCCGGCGCTGACTTGACAAGTTGGCGATACTGA
- a CDS encoding DUF4238 domain-containing protein, whose translation MAGRRQHFLPQFLLKGFSSKEKGGSVFTWVCRKGGKLFEPNIQNVGVAKDFYDLDTAEIDDRITRLEPQLAVILDKLRLETRSRRLVNDRIPELVTHFSIRTRHLRMAVFEAGDFLMQLLLEHLEKPENLEELARAYLRRNPQLVKEIFFKEFEKQGIPRRQTKIFWKQQRHLFERLAKARLGEIGIMAPLIGLLKGKMTEALKKAAQDGHLKALAGAIIPEPRLRVMRSLSWRLIILQDDLILGDMGVLTSVGHEGRFRSLPEKGDPINSVYLPISTGHLVFGSSNADSPPLATKSLNRALAQHSHQFIVGGRKDLVAEYGAEIDTKGPIFSVQELAALINEVLDENLIFEKQASTANSEDFPGPEGDGRADEGNSNGCLVPMICRRAGPRGSGNRSAGRTRPSVTSPPQNKTA comes from the coding sequence ATGGCGGGAAGAAGACAGCATTTCCTACCCCAGTTCCTGCTCAAGGGTTTTTCCTCCAAAGAGAAGGGAGGCAGCGTCTTTACGTGGGTCTGTAGAAAGGGAGGTAAACTCTTCGAGCCGAACATCCAGAACGTGGGGGTCGCGAAGGATTTCTACGATTTGGATACGGCTGAAATAGATGACAGGATCACACGCCTAGAACCGCAACTTGCTGTGATCTTAGACAAGCTTCGCCTAGAGACAAGATCTCGCCGTCTAGTGAATGATCGCATACCAGAACTGGTAACCCACTTCTCGATCCGGACCAGGCACCTGCGAATGGCAGTGTTCGAGGCTGGCGACTTCCTCATGCAGCTACTACTTGAGCACTTGGAAAAGCCCGAGAATCTGGAGGAACTCGCTCGAGCGTACTTGCGGCGAAATCCACAACTCGTGAAGGAGATTTTCTTCAAAGAGTTTGAGAAGCAAGGTATCCCAAGGAGGCAGACCAAGATCTTTTGGAAGCAACAGCGTCACCTTTTTGAAAGGCTTGCCAAGGCACGGCTAGGTGAGATTGGAATAATGGCCCCACTCATAGGACTGCTCAAAGGAAAAATGACCGAGGCCCTTAAGAAGGCGGCCCAGGATGGGCATCTAAAGGCTCTCGCAGGAGCGATCATTCCAGAGCCGCGCCTTCGAGTGATGAGGTCGCTTTCGTGGAGGCTGATCATCCTCCAGGACGACTTGATACTTGGGGACATGGGGGTTCTGACATCGGTCGGTCACGAGGGTCGCTTTCGCAGTTTGCCGGAAAAGGGAGACCCGATAAACTCGGTCTACTTGCCAATTTCAACTGGGCATTTGGTCTTCGGGTCCTCAAATGCAGACTCGCCACCGTTGGCCACCAAGTCCCTGAATAGAGCCTTGGCTCAGCATTCACATCAGTTCATCGTCGGGGGAAGGAAAGATCTCGTTGCAGAATACGGAGCAGAGATCGACACGAAAGGCCCTATTTTCAGCGTCCAGGAATTGGCGGCTCTCATTAATGAGGTCCTTGACGAAAATCTAATCTTTGAAAAGCAAGCTTCTACTGCCAACTCTGAGGACTTTCCGGGGCCGGAAGGAGATGGACGAGCTGACGAAGGAAACTCGAATGGCTGCTTGGTGCCGATGATCTGTCGGAGGGCCGGACCTCGCGGCTCAGGCAATCGGTCGGCTGGCCGTACCAGGCCGAGCGTGACAAGCCCACCGCAGAACAAGACTGCCTGA